Genomic DNA from Coleofasciculus chthonoplastes PCC 7420:
AATACCAGATAGAGCGGCAGGTTGATGAAGCATCCGAAAAAAACCGTAATGATTAAAGGGATTCCTAACCTTGGGGCAATGCCTAAGCGAGTCATTACGAGCGAAAACACAATCGAATAAAATTTGATGGTGAGCCAAAATAATGCACAAAAAATCAGCCCAAATAGTAAACAGCTAGAAACACAACCTTGAGCAGACTTGGGTCTAATCTCCCAGTTAAATTGATGGCGTTGCACTACATCAAAATTCTGATTAAACCAATGTTCAATTCGTCTTTTAAAATTCATCTTTAATTTCTCTTTGATATTGAGAGTCTATAAATTATTTAAAGGCAAAGTGTACTTTTAGGCGATCGCACTCCCAAAACCCGTCAAACCCACAACCAGACAGTGTTTCAATTTTTGGGTAAAGTCGCGATCGCTCCTCACCTCTGTATCACTCCTTTTTTGGGCTGAAGGGGTGTTTTTATGGTCTAATGCCAGGGGGTAAAATTATTAGAAAGGATAACTGAGGGAGTAAGTGAATAGCGTTGTGTTACTCTGCTAAAAATCCTGAAATTTGATACAGTAAGTCTCAGATCCCTCTACAGAAAAGAGCAAACACCTGGGGGAAAAAGAGCAAACACCTGGGGGACTGACTGGGCAAGTTGGCTGTGCGATGAGATTATCTCCAAGGAAAAGCCTCCTCAGATTTGTAAGTTGTGCCAGAGGGCTGGCATCTGTTATTGAGTTGCTGCTCAGGAAAAGTTCAGTCAGATTGGAAAGTCCAGCCAAAGGGCTAACATCTGTTATTGAGTTGGAGTCAAGGTAAAGCTTAGTCAGATTGGAGAGTCCAGCCAAAGGGCTAATATCTGTTATTGAGTTGGAGCCGAGGGAAAGCTTGGTCAGATTGGAAAGTTCAGCCAAGGGGCTAACATCTGTTATTGAGTTCCTGCCAAGATTAAGTACAGTCAGATTGGAAAGTCCAGCCAAAGGGCTAATATCTGTTATTGAGTTTTCACCGATGATGAAAAAATCAGCGTTCCCGAGTGAAAGCTCAGTCAGATTGGAGAGTCCAGCCAAAGGGCTAATATCTGTTATTGAGTTGTTGTCAAGATTAAGTACAGTCAGATTGGAAAGTCCAGCTAAAGGGCTAATATCTGTTATTGAGTTGGAGTAAAGGTAAAGTACAGTCAGATTGGAAAGTTCAGCCAAAGGGCTAATATTTGTTATTGAGTTGTTGGTGAGGAAAACCTTAGTCAGATTGGAAAGTTCAGCCAAAGGGTTAACATCTGTGATTGAGTTGTTGCCAAGATTAAGTACAGTCAGATTGGAAAGTCCAGCCAAAGGGCTAACATCTGTTATTGAGTTGGAGTCGAGGTAAAGTACAGTCAGATTGGAGAGTCCAGCCAAAGGACCAATATCTGTTATTGAGTTGTTGTTAAGGTAAAGCTTAGTTAGATTAGAAAGTCCAGCCAAAGGGCTAACATCTGTTATTGAGTTGTTGTTAAGGTAAAGCTTAGTCAGATTGGAAAGTTCAGCCAAGGGGCTAACATCTGTTATTGAGTTGGACTCGAGGGAAAGTACAGTCAGATTGGAAAGTCCAGCCAAAGGACTAATATCTGTTATTGAGTTGGACTCGAGGTAAAGCTTAGTCAGATTGGAAAATCCAGCCAAAGGACTAATATCTGTTATTGAGTTGTCCCAGAGCTGAAGCTCAGTACGACTCAACAGAGTTGCATCAGCTTGAGAACAATCACTTGTGCCTGCTTGTTCTAACAGTATATAGACTGTTTTTCTCGTTTCATCTGACAAGCTCCCACCGTTCAGACACCACTCTTTAAAAGAACTCCCCAGACTGGGTTCGGCTGCTATTGCCACCCCACATCCTAATCCCCATATACTTAAAGAGAGGGCGAACACACTAATCCATTTCATTCCTGATTGCACGATTAACCTTCCTTCGTTGCTTGTAATTCAGTTTCTTCAAATGCCAAAATTTAGTCTAAAGTCCAGTAATTAACTGCCCAAAGAATAATCAAGGTAAAAAGCTGCTGTTGAAGATTTTGGGTTTATGCGTAAGCGCAAAAAGATAACCTGACAATCAGTGGGTGTACAATGTACACCCTTGAACGAATTTGGACTTTGGCATAATGGCACAAACAGATACTAGCAGCCTAGATTGGAAGTAGAACCGTCAGACATAGTTGCACCACACAAGTTTGCACCTGATAAATCCACATCATTCAATTTTGCCTCACTGAGATTGGCATTGCTTAAATCTGCACCGTCTAGTAATGCATCTTCCAAGTTAACCCCTGTCAAGGTCGCATTTCTCAGGTTCACATTACGTAGGTTAGTGTAAAATTTTGTACCTCTGTTGCTAATAGGAAAACCAATTGCAAGATCAAGCAAAAATTCACCAAAACTGTAATTACCAGGTATATCCTGCAAACGAATTGAAATATCGCTGAGGTTTGCTCCTTGCAGATTTGCTCCTTCTAGGTTTGCTCTTTCCAAGTTTGCACCTTGAATGTTGGCATCTTCCAAGTTGGTATTTCTTAGATCAGCATCTTGTATCAAAGTAGGTGCAATCAATTTGGCTCCCTTGAGATTAGCCAGTTGTAGATTAGCACCTTGTAGATTCGCAGCACTCAGGTCTGCACCTTCCAAGCTCGACTCAGTAAGCGAGGCTAAGGTGAGATTACTTCCTGTGAGAACCGCTTCAGTGAGATTAGCTTGGCTGAGGTTCGCGCCAACCAGGTAAGCTCTCACAAGTGTGGTACCTTGTAGATTGGCTCCTTGCAGACTCGCACCTTCCAAGTTAGCCTCATTTAAATTAGCACCAGCCAAGTCAGCACCGCGTAGATCACACCGTATACATTCTTTAGTTTCTAATAATCGCTGTACTGGAGAAGAGAAATTTGAGAGAGTGTTTACTTGGCTCTGGGATAAGAGTTCTGCGGATGTAGGAGTTAGACTGAGTTGAGTGTTTAGAGAATTTGGGATGTTTTCATTGGTGAGAATTGTCAGGAATTTGGTGCGATTGCCTTGATTAGAATCGGGTTTCACAAGGTAGCCAAATTCTAACCTGTGAACTTTATTCCAAATTTGGTAATTCTGAGCAAAGACAGTCTCAAAAAAGATTTTAATCTCTAAACTGGGAAGTTGGTTATCCAAAAACTCAATGGGTTCTCCTTCTTCATCCTCCAGGTATACAGTCAAACTTTCTTCTGTTGCCACTACCTTACACTTCCCACTTTGATTACTATTGCCAGAAAGTAAGGAACAGCCAGCCTCTTCACCACTGCGTTCATCTAAGGGAATGGGAATTTCCAGTCCTTTACATTGAGAATTGAGGGGAAATTTTGAGCAAAGAATGTATAGTTCCCGCCGAGAAGTTTCTTTATTCTGAGCAGATGTAGGATAGGCAATGAGGATGGAAGCTAAAAGTATGACAGATGCAATTTTCTTATGTTTCATGGAATGTAGCCTGTTGAATACTATTATCAGGTAATTTATCATAACCACTCTAGAAGAGCCAAGAGGATTTAAGTCTGATACTACAAGTTGTTCTAGATTTTCATTGCCCAGTCTTTTATTGCAACAATTGCTAGGTTTAACAAATGAGCTGAATGTCTCATTAATAGCATCAATAAATCGTCTTTTCATTTGCCGCATTTTCGTATTAGCAGGATGCTGTTGTGCTTTGATGACTACCTGCCTGAGTTCTTCATTGAGTTACTGATTACCCACCATAATATCAAGATACTCGAATCCCTATAACTCTGGTTGATCAAATCATCTGCTTTGATCTAGTAGTCGGGTCAATGGTGAGACGATTATGCCAAACTCCCGTTTTTGTTACAAAACTTAACAGTATTCCCCATTTTCTCACCCTTGTGCAGAAAACAGTGGCTTCTGGGACGAATAGAACCATAGAAGCGCGAAATTAACGAAAGACACTATGGCAACGGCATCTTTAAATCTTAGTGAATTGGATGGTAGCAATGGCTTTGTGATCAACGGCATTGATCAGCTTGACCGTTCAGGTCGTTCGGTCAGTGGAGCAGGAGATATCAATGGGGATGGCATTGATGACTTGATTATCGGTGCCTATTTTGCTGACCCCAACGGTAACTCTTTTGCAGGAGAAACTTATGTGGTTTTTGGTCAAAGCGAAGGTTTCAATGCTTCTCTCAACCTGTCTGAACTCAACGGTAGCAATGGCTTTGTCATCAACGGCATTGATCCGGGTGACTTCTCAGGTTTTTCGGTCAGTGGAGCCGGAGATATCAATGGAGATGGCATTGATGACTTGATTATCGGGGCATTAGGTGCTGAACCCAACGGTAACTTGAGTGCAGGAGAAACCTATGTGGTCTTTGGTAACAGCGAAGGTTTCAAGGCTTCACTGGAGCTGTCTGAACTCGACGGTAGCAATGGCTTTGTCATTAACGGCATTGATCCGGGTGATTTATCGGGTACTTCGGTCAGTGGAGCAGGAGATATCAATGGAGATAACATTGATGACTTGATTATCGGTGCCTATTTTGCTGACCCCAACACTAACTCTTTAGCCGGAGAAACTTATGTAGTGTTTGGTAATAGCGAAGGTTTCAAGGCTTCACTGGAGCTGTCTGAACTCGACGGTAGCAATGGCTTTGTCATCAACGGCATTGATGAGTTTGACTTCTCAGGTCGTTCGGTTAGTGGAGCAGGAGATATCAATGGAGATGGCATTGATGACTTGACTATCGGTGCCACGGGTGCTGATCCCAACGGTATATCGGGTGCAGGAGAAACGTATGTGGTCTTTGGTAACAGCGAAGGTTTCAAGGCTTCACTCAACTTGTCTGAACTCAACGGTAGCAATGGCTTTGTCATTAACGGTACTGATCTGCTTGACTTCTCAGGTGCTTCGGTCAGCGGAGCCGGAGATATCAATGGGGATGGCATTGATGACTTGATTATCGGTGCCGACGGTGCTGATCCCAACGGTAACTCTTTTGCAGGAGAAATTTATGTGGTCTTTGGTAACAGTGAAGGTTTTAAGGCTTCACTGGAGCTGTCTGAACTCAACGGTAGCAATGGCTTTGTCCTTAACGGCATTGATCAGCTTGACCGCTCAGGTGGTTCGGTTAGTGGAGCTGGAGATATCAATGGGGATGGTGTTGATGACTTGATTATCGGTGCTACGAATGCTGACCCCAACGATAACGAGATGGCAGGAGAAACGTATGTGGTCTTTGGTAACAATGAAGGTTTCAAGGCTTCACTCAACTTGTCTGAACTCAACGGTAGCAATGGCTTTGTCATCAACGGCACTGATCAGGATGACTCCTCAGGTGGTTCGGTCAGCGGAGCCGGAGATATCAATGGGGATGGAATTGATGACTTGATTATCGGTGCCGACGGTGCTGATCCCAACGGTAACAGGAGTGCAGGAGAAACTTATGTGGTGTTTGGCAGTATCCTCTCAGGAATCGATGGCACCCCCAACAACGATACTTTAGTTGGCACGCCAGATAATGATCGCATTAACGGATTTGACGGGAATGACACGATTGCAGGTAACCTGGGAAATGATACCATCTTCGGCGGTGACGGGGATGATGTCTTACGCGGTGACTTGAACCAACGCTCCCCCCAAGTTAGTATCGGTGGCGATGATATCATTTTCGGTGGTGAGGGCAATGACCGCATCGGTGGCAAAGGTGGTAATGACCAACTCTTGGGTGAAGCTGGCGATGACCAAATCTGGGGGGATGATGGGGATGACATCCTGCGCGGCGGTCTCGGTCATGATACCCTCACAGGGGATGACTTCTCTGGTGGTGGTGGTAGCGATACTTTTATCATTGCTATGAATGAAGGTACAGATACAATTGTTGATTTCCAAGACGGTGAGGATTTAATTGGCTTAGCCGAGGGTCTCACTTTTGGTCAGTTATCGATTACTCAAGATGGAAAAAATACGCTGATTGGTTTTGAACAGGAGACGTTAGCAATTCTCCAGGGAGTGAATGCTAACCTCTTGAGTGAGGCGGATTTTATTCCGATTCGCTAAATTTTCCGGGCGCACATCGGTACGATAATTTCACCAATATCATCTTAGATGGTAATGGTGGCACAGCTACTGCCACAGTCAA
This window encodes:
- a CDS encoding pentapeptide repeat-containing protein, with the protein product MKHKKIASVILLASILIAYPTSAQNKETSRRELYILCSKFPLNSQCKGLEIPIPLDERSGEEAGCSLLSGNSNQSGKCKVVATEESLTVYLEDEEGEPIEFLDNQLPSLEIKIFFETVFAQNYQIWNKVHRLEFGYLVKPDSNQGNRTKFLTILTNENIPNSLNTQLSLTPTSAELLSQSQVNTLSNFSSPVQRLLETKECIRCDLRGADLAGANLNEANLEGASLQGANLQGTTLVRAYLVGANLSQANLTEAVLTGSNLTLASLTESSLEGADLSAANLQGANLQLANLKGAKLIAPTLIQDADLRNTNLEDANIQGANLERANLEGANLQGANLSDISIRLQDIPGNYSFGEFLLDLAIGFPISNRGTKFYTNLRNVNLRNATLTGVNLEDALLDGADLSNANLSEAKLNDVDLSGANLCGATMSDGSTSNLGC
- a CDS encoding leucine-rich repeat domain-containing protein, which encodes MKWISVFALSLSIWGLGCGVAIAAEPSLGSSFKEWCLNGGSLSDETRKTVYILLEQAGTSDCSQADATLLSRTELQLWDNSITDISPLAGFSNLTKLYLESNSITDISPLAGLSNLTVLSLESNSITDVSPLAELSNLTKLYLNNNSITDVSPLAGLSNLTKLYLNNNSITDIGPLAGLSNLTVLYLDSNSITDVSPLAGLSNLTVLNLGNNSITDVNPLAELSNLTKVFLTNNSITNISPLAELSNLTVLYLYSNSITDISPLAGLSNLTVLNLDNNSITDISPLAGLSNLTELSLGNADFFIIGENSITDISPLAGLSNLTVLNLGRNSITDVSPLAELSNLTKLSLGSNSITDISPLAGLSNLTKLYLDSNSITDVSPLAGLSNLTELFLSSNSITDASPLAQLTNLRRLFLGDNLIAQPTCPVSPPGVCSFSPRCLLFSVEGSETYCIKFQDF
- a CDS encoding FG-GAP repeat protein encodes the protein MATASLNLSELDGSNGFVINGIDQLDRSGRSVSGAGDINGDGIDDLIIGAYFADPNGNSFAGETYVVFGQSEGFNASLNLSELNGSNGFVINGIDPGDFSGFSVSGAGDINGDGIDDLIIGALGAEPNGNLSAGETYVVFGNSEGFKASLELSELDGSNGFVINGIDPGDLSGTSVSGAGDINGDNIDDLIIGAYFADPNTNSLAGETYVVFGNSEGFKASLELSELDGSNGFVINGIDEFDFSGRSVSGAGDINGDGIDDLTIGATGADPNGISGAGETYVVFGNSEGFKASLNLSELNGSNGFVINGTDLLDFSGASVSGAGDINGDGIDDLIIGADGADPNGNSFAGEIYVVFGNSEGFKASLELSELNGSNGFVLNGIDQLDRSGGSVSGAGDINGDGVDDLIIGATNADPNDNEMAGETYVVFGNNEGFKASLNLSELNGSNGFVINGTDQDDSSGGSVSGAGDINGDGIDDLIIGADGADPNGNRSAGETYVVFGSILSGIDGTPNNDTLVGTPDNDRINGFDGNDTIAGNLGNDTIFGGDGDDVLRGDLNQRSPQVSIGGDDIIFGGEGNDRIGGKGGNDQLLGEAGDDQIWGDDGDDILRGGLGHDTLTGDDFSGGGGSDTFIIAMNEGTDTIVDFQDGEDLIGLAEGLTFGQLSITQDGKNTLIGFEQETLAILQGVNANLLSEADFIPIR